CATAAATAACCTTTCCTTTCTTTAATATTTCTTCAACGTAAAACATACTTTCTTTTATTTCTTCTATTTCTTTTGGGATATATACTATAATATTCGTGCCAATAGTAGGCTTAGCGAGTTTAACAACTTCCTCTAATCTTTCGTAAAAAGACTTGTCAGTATCCTTTATAACTATTAAATCAATATCGCTCCATTCATTTATTTGATTTGTCGCTAATGAACCAAATAATATTATTTTTTCAGGTTGATACTCTTTTATCAGCACTTCTACAATTCTTGTAAGTTCTCGATTTAATTGTTCTATTCTGCTCATAGAAAACACCTCAATTTGAAGGTTTTACCTTTAATCCGTTATCTCAAATTGCAATTATTCTAATTGTTTATAGATCTCAAAAATTCTTCTTCACAATTAATTATAGCATGCACATTATAACACTTCTATGCATAATTTTTTAAAGTTTTCTGTTGTTTGCCCCCGGCAGTTAAAACGAAAGG
The sequence above is drawn from the Thermoanaerobacter uzonensis DSM 18761 genome and encodes:
- a CDS encoding nucleotidyltransferase domain-containing protein; amino-acid sequence: MSRIEQLNRELTRIVEVLIKEYQPEKIILFGSLATNQINEWSDIDLIVIKDTDKSFYERLEEVVKLAKPTIGTNIIVYIPKEIEEIKESMFYVEEILKKGKVIYERSKTMA